A stretch of Pangasianodon hypophthalmus isolate fPanHyp1 chromosome 9, fPanHyp1.pri, whole genome shotgun sequence DNA encodes these proteins:
- the hmgxb3 gene encoding HMG domain-containing protein 3 isoform X1, translating into MKTFPVMEAIYEETDVKVTEEVESCCTLVDLTSAKKKRRTKGTTEHAEKPKKPRSAYLLYYFDVHQRLQQEHPDMPQSEINKRISDSWKRLNVADKGYYLERAKMEKDGVDPTTQSSASQDVPGFRRILPRTDYVLLPKTSVGEDKPGASMDFCMEGDSPLTLGSEVELVEQCVTVEPLAEDTAVPLSRSAALQGILPQCSTSTGRLLTFPQHGHQSTSLVVKEDGGGASDRAFGRAYDMEVEEGFEGVAAISQVKAEATHLVAIIPSHELVENKVLPAVSPVMMLPLVNNAKPQPKPSFKLSIKYTRRGRGNCSTPGCSFTYVTRHKPPCCPDCGQHLGGKWVPSAAKKAGPGSSSSPQKLKAQPDGSSSTAAASKMAVESTVKPSDTVTGQTQAPKSKSDKAVLHPKVKTDVSAAPANAPGPWRREKMGVVTVYQPAGGAFDKNSEAFQLSGSTAVIGLSGGCVRVISKDTGQKRRIRAILPAPATPSVPSQPAVVQWIAVPPSKIKSDAKIATRTVKPQSERILSLKPSTLKQLGHSVPPSALEQKLPAIDSSQYVVTDSGVKILSMVPLKKNSGSSLALGLSTARGRGRCKNPSCDYVYKNRHKPQYCPSCGCELATKAAKKAKVPSSPEPGDTSTVLLDPSQPLTPGQRELQRQSTVTLLKHSLQFPENEAELQDILTHIHNLNQVHRKRDDEDSEKDEEKDGGREEHCVSPQDGWPSFYEPTASHCSLCHCPLYRGGESCSIAGQQQCWLVTESLLQPVSLQLKVCLNSQCLAVHSFTSLYPGLFNVGNQLLVSLDLFFKIRIQIRQGQDPSLAALDIINNTHSPPGCVLSPDEQTRVQELLCSGYWAFECLTVRDFNDMICGICGIAPKLEIARRNTNSVLQLKNVEFTWPEFQASDEVQVEEFWLAMESEALEQAVFPSNVSITRFDASIIAPFFPALMRSSMVINTEKDKITTNTEHTGDLCMLMRLIHDGLLRPEQMEQHTEEELLSILEQCGVPSAPNTTKDELMVSVCLLYTQVQNGLSTAPQPAEHLTAGKLSKVCPHQVVCGSKYLVRRESARDHVDLLVSSRFWPPVYVADCAQEVALCAEALYPELASQMWGRNQGCFSDPMTPAEYVSCPELQDQQYSMDLSSVDSNPRVHPHTKSSLRYVLHPGDPSLSSSSSSSSEPHRALTLCKELQSYSSLISSISSGLEENESKSGGKGKQRMLVFNNAAHYYLYNRLVDFLSSREVVSQQMAEVLKVCQQGEVVMIRDALYRLGVAQLNREDEERERMGEEEEAEGDADTVAVDDVVLE; encoded by the exons ATGAA AACTTTTCCAGTGATGGAGGCCATATATGAGGAAACGGATGTGAAGGTGACTGAGGAGGTGGAGAGCTGTTGTACGCTGGTGGACCTCACATCAGctaagaagaagagaaggaccAAAGGCACCACAGAACATGCAGAGAAACCCAAAAAACCCAG GTCTGCCTACCTGCTGTATTACTTTGACGTGCATCAGAGGTTGCAGCAAGAGCATCCCGACATGCCCCAGTCCGAGATCAACAAGCGCATCAGCGACAGCTGGAAGAGGCTCAACGTAGCTGATAAAGGATATTACCTGGAGAGGGCCAAGATGGAGAAAGATGGCGTGGACCCG ACCACACAGTCCTCAGCTTCTCAAGACGTCCCAGGCTTCCGTAGAATTCTGCCAAGAACCGACTACGTTCTCCTCCCGAAGACCTCTGTCGGGGAGGACAAGCCTGGGGCTTCCATGGACTTCTGTATGGAAGGCGATTCCCCTCTGACTCTGGGTAGTGAGGTGGAGCTGGTGGAGCAGTGTGTCACCGTAGAGCCTCTTGCTGAAGACACAGCCGTGCCTTTGAGTAGATCCGCAGCTCTCCAAGGAATCCTGCCACAGTGTTCCACCTCAACTGGAAGACTTCTGACGTTCCCACAGCATGGTCACCAGTCCACCAGCCTGGTGGTGAAGGAGGATGGAGGCGGGGCATCAGACAGGGCTTTTGGCAGAGCTTATGACATGGAAGTGGAAGAGGGGTTTGAGGGTGTGGCCGCGATTTCACAGGTCAAAGCGGAGGCTACACATCTGGTAGCCATCATACCCAGTCAT gAGCTGGTAGAAAACAAAGTCCTCCCTGCAGTCAGTCCAGTAATGATGCTCCCCTTGGTGAACAATGCCAAGCCACAGCCTAAACCCTCCTTTAAACTA TCCATAAAGTACACTAGGAGGGGTCGAGGCAATTGTAGCACTCCTGGATGCTCTTTCACCTACGTGACTCGCCATAAACCGCCTTGTTGCCCTGACTGTGGACAGCACCTCGGGGGAAAGTGGGTTCCATCC GCAGCCAAAAAAGCAGGACCTGGTTCCAGCTCATCTCCCCAAAAATTGAAAGCTCAGCCTGATGGTTCCAGTTCCACTGCAGCGGCATCTAAAATGGCTGTTGAGAGCACTGTTAAGCCATCTGACACGGTCACAGGACAAACACAGGCACCCAAGAGCAAAAGCGACAAAGCGGTGCTTCATCCTAAAGTTAAGACCGACGTCTCTGCAGCACCTGCAAATGCTCCTGGACCCTGGAGGAGAGAAAAGATGGGTGTAGTTACAGTTTATCAACCAGCCGGTGGCGCCTTTGACAAAAATTCAGAAGCCTTTCAGCTGTCAGGATCAACAGCCGTCAT TGGGTTAAGTGGTGGCTGTGTTCGGGTCATTAGCAAGGACACAGGTCAGAAACGGCGAATCCGGGCCATTCTCCCCGCCCCTGCCACCCCAA GCGTTCCGTCTCAACCAGCTGTTGTTCAGTGGATAGCAGTGCCTCCAAGTAAGATTAAAAGTGACGCAAAAATCGCAACTAGAACAG TTAAGCCCCAAAGTGAGAGGATTTTGAGCCTGAAACCCAGCACACTGAAGCAGCTGGGTCACTCTGTGCCTCCCAGTGCCTTAGAGCAG AAACTGCCTGCAATCGACAGCAGCCAGTACGTAGTGACTGACAGCGGAGTGAAGATCCTCTCTATGGTGCCTTTGAAGAAAAACTCCGGCTCTTCACTG GCTCTAGGCTTGTCCACGGCACGGGGCAGGGGCAGATGTAAAAACCCCTCCTGTGATTACGTCTATAAGAACAGACACAAGCCTCAGTACTGCCCCAGCTGCGGCTGCGAACTCGCCACCAAAGCAGCCAAGAAAGCCAAAGTCCCA TCGTCTCCTGAGCCGGGAGATACGTCCACAGTCCTGTTGGATCCATCACAACCTTTGACCCCAGGCCAGAGAGAACTCCAGCGTCAATCCACTGTGACGCTGCTCAAACACAGCTTACAATTCCCCGAGAACGAAGCCGAGCTCCAGGACAtcctcacacacatccacaacCTCAACCAAGTGCACAGGAAGAGAGATGATGAGGACAGTGAGAAGGATgaagagaaggatggagggagggaggagcaCTGTGTTTCCCCACAGGATGGATGGCCGAGCTTCTATGAGCCGACAGCCAGTCACTGCAGTCTGTGTCACTGTCCGCTTtacagaggaggagagag ttGTTCTATAGCAGGGCAACAGCAGTGTTGGTTAGTGACAGAGTCTCTACTTCAGCCAGTGTCTTTGCAGCTGAAGGTGTGCCTGAACTCACAGTGCCTGGCTGTACACAGCTTCACCAGCCTCTAcccag GTTTGTTTAATGTGGGGAACCAGCTGCTGGTGAGTTTGGACTTGTTCTTTAAAATCCGGATTCAGATCAGACAGGGTCAGGACCCTTCACTCGCAGCCCTTGACATAatcaacaacacacacagtccacCAG GCTGTGTGTTGAGTCCAGATGAACAGACTCGTGTGCAGGAGTTGTTGTGCAGTGGTTACTGGGCATTTGAGTGTCTGACAGTGCGTGATTTCAACGACATGATCTGTGGAATTTGTGGCATCGCTCCTAAACTGGAAATCGCACGACGCAATACAAACAGCGTCCTACAGCTCAAAAACGTGGAG TTCACCTGGCCGGAGTTCCAGGCCTCAGATGAGGTGCAGGTGGAGGAGTTCTGGCTGGCGATGGAGAGCGAGGCCCTGGAGCAGGCAGTCTTTCCTTCCAATGTCTCCATCACTCGCTTTGACGCCTCCATCATCGCTCCCTTCTTTCCTGCACTGATGAGGAGCTCTATGGTCATTAATACAGAGAAGGACAAGATCACCACCAACACGGAACACACAG GAGACTTGTGCATGTTAATGCGTTTAATCCATGATGGTCTTCTAAGACCAGAGCAGATGGAGCAGCACACTGAGGAGGAGCTACTGTCCATACTGGAGCAGTGTGGTGTACCTTCAGCACCAAACACCaccaag GATGAGTTgatggtgtctgtgtgtttgctttaCACACAAGTACAAAATGGCCTTTCAACAGCCCCCCAACCTGCCGAACACCTCACTGCAGGAAAACTCAGCAAGGTGTGCCCTCACCAG GTGGTGTGTGGCTCTAAGTACCTGGTGCGCAGAGAGAGTGCCCGCGATCATGTGGACCTGCTGGTATCCTCTCGTTTCTGGCCGCCCGTGTACGTAGCAGACTGTGCGCAGGAGGTGGCGCTGTGCGCAGAAGCACTGTACCCCGAGCTGGCGTCACAGATGTGGGGGAGGAACCAGGGCTGCTTCTCCGATCCCATGACTCCTGCAGAG TACGTCTCCTGTCCTGAGCTCCAGGACCAGCAGTACAGCATGGACCTCTCATCTGTGGACTCCAACCCCCGTGTTCACCCACACACCAAGTCCTCATTGCGCTATGTACTGCACCCTGGCGATCcttccctctcctcctcctcctcttcttcctcagaaCCGCACCGTGCCCTGACTCTTTGTAAGGAGCTGCAGTCTTACTCCAGTCTCATCTCGTCCATAAGCAGTGGATTAGAAGAGAACGAGAGCAAGTCTGGGGgaaaaggaaagcaaagaatGCTCGTGTTCAACAACGCAGCGCACTACTACCTCTACAACCGGCTAGTGGACTTCCTGAGCAGCCGGGAGGTTGTGAGCCAGCAGATGGCCGAGGTGCTGAAAGTGTGCCAGCAGGGCGAGGTGGTGATGATCCGCGACGCCCTTTACAGGCTCGGAGTGGCGCAGCTCAACAGAGAGGACGAGGAGAGGGAGCGCAtgggagaggaagaagaggcaGAGGGAGACGCAGACACAGTCGCTGTGGACGATGTAGTGCTAGAATGA
- the hmgxb3 gene encoding HMG domain-containing protein 3 isoform X2: MEAIYEETDVKVTEEVESCCTLVDLTSAKKKRRTKGTTEHAEKPKKPRSAYLLYYFDVHQRLQQEHPDMPQSEINKRISDSWKRLNVADKGYYLERAKMEKDGVDPTTQSSASQDVPGFRRILPRTDYVLLPKTSVGEDKPGASMDFCMEGDSPLTLGSEVELVEQCVTVEPLAEDTAVPLSRSAALQGILPQCSTSTGRLLTFPQHGHQSTSLVVKEDGGGASDRAFGRAYDMEVEEGFEGVAAISQVKAEATHLVAIIPSHELVENKVLPAVSPVMMLPLVNNAKPQPKPSFKLSIKYTRRGRGNCSTPGCSFTYVTRHKPPCCPDCGQHLGGKWVPSAAKKAGPGSSSSPQKLKAQPDGSSSTAAASKMAVESTVKPSDTVTGQTQAPKSKSDKAVLHPKVKTDVSAAPANAPGPWRREKMGVVTVYQPAGGAFDKNSEAFQLSGSTAVIGLSGGCVRVISKDTGQKRRIRAILPAPATPSVPSQPAVVQWIAVPPSKIKSDAKIATRTVKPQSERILSLKPSTLKQLGHSVPPSALEQKLPAIDSSQYVVTDSGVKILSMVPLKKNSGSSLALGLSTARGRGRCKNPSCDYVYKNRHKPQYCPSCGCELATKAAKKAKVPSSPEPGDTSTVLLDPSQPLTPGQRELQRQSTVTLLKHSLQFPENEAELQDILTHIHNLNQVHRKRDDEDSEKDEEKDGGREEHCVSPQDGWPSFYEPTASHCSLCHCPLYRGGESCSIAGQQQCWLVTESLLQPVSLQLKVCLNSQCLAVHSFTSLYPGLFNVGNQLLVSLDLFFKIRIQIRQGQDPSLAALDIINNTHSPPGCVLSPDEQTRVQELLCSGYWAFECLTVRDFNDMICGICGIAPKLEIARRNTNSVLQLKNVEFTWPEFQASDEVQVEEFWLAMESEALEQAVFPSNVSITRFDASIIAPFFPALMRSSMVINTEKDKITTNTEHTGDLCMLMRLIHDGLLRPEQMEQHTEEELLSILEQCGVPSAPNTTKDELMVSVCLLYTQVQNGLSTAPQPAEHLTAGKLSKVCPHQVVCGSKYLVRRESARDHVDLLVSSRFWPPVYVADCAQEVALCAEALYPELASQMWGRNQGCFSDPMTPAEYVSCPELQDQQYSMDLSSVDSNPRVHPHTKSSLRYVLHPGDPSLSSSSSSSSEPHRALTLCKELQSYSSLISSISSGLEENESKSGGKGKQRMLVFNNAAHYYLYNRLVDFLSSREVVSQQMAEVLKVCQQGEVVMIRDALYRLGVAQLNREDEERERMGEEEEAEGDADTVAVDDVVLE; the protein is encoded by the exons ATGGAGGCCATATATGAGGAAACGGATGTGAAGGTGACTGAGGAGGTGGAGAGCTGTTGTACGCTGGTGGACCTCACATCAGctaagaagaagagaaggaccAAAGGCACCACAGAACATGCAGAGAAACCCAAAAAACCCAG GTCTGCCTACCTGCTGTATTACTTTGACGTGCATCAGAGGTTGCAGCAAGAGCATCCCGACATGCCCCAGTCCGAGATCAACAAGCGCATCAGCGACAGCTGGAAGAGGCTCAACGTAGCTGATAAAGGATATTACCTGGAGAGGGCCAAGATGGAGAAAGATGGCGTGGACCCG ACCACACAGTCCTCAGCTTCTCAAGACGTCCCAGGCTTCCGTAGAATTCTGCCAAGAACCGACTACGTTCTCCTCCCGAAGACCTCTGTCGGGGAGGACAAGCCTGGGGCTTCCATGGACTTCTGTATGGAAGGCGATTCCCCTCTGACTCTGGGTAGTGAGGTGGAGCTGGTGGAGCAGTGTGTCACCGTAGAGCCTCTTGCTGAAGACACAGCCGTGCCTTTGAGTAGATCCGCAGCTCTCCAAGGAATCCTGCCACAGTGTTCCACCTCAACTGGAAGACTTCTGACGTTCCCACAGCATGGTCACCAGTCCACCAGCCTGGTGGTGAAGGAGGATGGAGGCGGGGCATCAGACAGGGCTTTTGGCAGAGCTTATGACATGGAAGTGGAAGAGGGGTTTGAGGGTGTGGCCGCGATTTCACAGGTCAAAGCGGAGGCTACACATCTGGTAGCCATCATACCCAGTCAT gAGCTGGTAGAAAACAAAGTCCTCCCTGCAGTCAGTCCAGTAATGATGCTCCCCTTGGTGAACAATGCCAAGCCACAGCCTAAACCCTCCTTTAAACTA TCCATAAAGTACACTAGGAGGGGTCGAGGCAATTGTAGCACTCCTGGATGCTCTTTCACCTACGTGACTCGCCATAAACCGCCTTGTTGCCCTGACTGTGGACAGCACCTCGGGGGAAAGTGGGTTCCATCC GCAGCCAAAAAAGCAGGACCTGGTTCCAGCTCATCTCCCCAAAAATTGAAAGCTCAGCCTGATGGTTCCAGTTCCACTGCAGCGGCATCTAAAATGGCTGTTGAGAGCACTGTTAAGCCATCTGACACGGTCACAGGACAAACACAGGCACCCAAGAGCAAAAGCGACAAAGCGGTGCTTCATCCTAAAGTTAAGACCGACGTCTCTGCAGCACCTGCAAATGCTCCTGGACCCTGGAGGAGAGAAAAGATGGGTGTAGTTACAGTTTATCAACCAGCCGGTGGCGCCTTTGACAAAAATTCAGAAGCCTTTCAGCTGTCAGGATCAACAGCCGTCAT TGGGTTAAGTGGTGGCTGTGTTCGGGTCATTAGCAAGGACACAGGTCAGAAACGGCGAATCCGGGCCATTCTCCCCGCCCCTGCCACCCCAA GCGTTCCGTCTCAACCAGCTGTTGTTCAGTGGATAGCAGTGCCTCCAAGTAAGATTAAAAGTGACGCAAAAATCGCAACTAGAACAG TTAAGCCCCAAAGTGAGAGGATTTTGAGCCTGAAACCCAGCACACTGAAGCAGCTGGGTCACTCTGTGCCTCCCAGTGCCTTAGAGCAG AAACTGCCTGCAATCGACAGCAGCCAGTACGTAGTGACTGACAGCGGAGTGAAGATCCTCTCTATGGTGCCTTTGAAGAAAAACTCCGGCTCTTCACTG GCTCTAGGCTTGTCCACGGCACGGGGCAGGGGCAGATGTAAAAACCCCTCCTGTGATTACGTCTATAAGAACAGACACAAGCCTCAGTACTGCCCCAGCTGCGGCTGCGAACTCGCCACCAAAGCAGCCAAGAAAGCCAAAGTCCCA TCGTCTCCTGAGCCGGGAGATACGTCCACAGTCCTGTTGGATCCATCACAACCTTTGACCCCAGGCCAGAGAGAACTCCAGCGTCAATCCACTGTGACGCTGCTCAAACACAGCTTACAATTCCCCGAGAACGAAGCCGAGCTCCAGGACAtcctcacacacatccacaacCTCAACCAAGTGCACAGGAAGAGAGATGATGAGGACAGTGAGAAGGATgaagagaaggatggagggagggaggagcaCTGTGTTTCCCCACAGGATGGATGGCCGAGCTTCTATGAGCCGACAGCCAGTCACTGCAGTCTGTGTCACTGTCCGCTTtacagaggaggagagag ttGTTCTATAGCAGGGCAACAGCAGTGTTGGTTAGTGACAGAGTCTCTACTTCAGCCAGTGTCTTTGCAGCTGAAGGTGTGCCTGAACTCACAGTGCCTGGCTGTACACAGCTTCACCAGCCTCTAcccag GTTTGTTTAATGTGGGGAACCAGCTGCTGGTGAGTTTGGACTTGTTCTTTAAAATCCGGATTCAGATCAGACAGGGTCAGGACCCTTCACTCGCAGCCCTTGACATAatcaacaacacacacagtccacCAG GCTGTGTGTTGAGTCCAGATGAACAGACTCGTGTGCAGGAGTTGTTGTGCAGTGGTTACTGGGCATTTGAGTGTCTGACAGTGCGTGATTTCAACGACATGATCTGTGGAATTTGTGGCATCGCTCCTAAACTGGAAATCGCACGACGCAATACAAACAGCGTCCTACAGCTCAAAAACGTGGAG TTCACCTGGCCGGAGTTCCAGGCCTCAGATGAGGTGCAGGTGGAGGAGTTCTGGCTGGCGATGGAGAGCGAGGCCCTGGAGCAGGCAGTCTTTCCTTCCAATGTCTCCATCACTCGCTTTGACGCCTCCATCATCGCTCCCTTCTTTCCTGCACTGATGAGGAGCTCTATGGTCATTAATACAGAGAAGGACAAGATCACCACCAACACGGAACACACAG GAGACTTGTGCATGTTAATGCGTTTAATCCATGATGGTCTTCTAAGACCAGAGCAGATGGAGCAGCACACTGAGGAGGAGCTACTGTCCATACTGGAGCAGTGTGGTGTACCTTCAGCACCAAACACCaccaag GATGAGTTgatggtgtctgtgtgtttgctttaCACACAAGTACAAAATGGCCTTTCAACAGCCCCCCAACCTGCCGAACACCTCACTGCAGGAAAACTCAGCAAGGTGTGCCCTCACCAG GTGGTGTGTGGCTCTAAGTACCTGGTGCGCAGAGAGAGTGCCCGCGATCATGTGGACCTGCTGGTATCCTCTCGTTTCTGGCCGCCCGTGTACGTAGCAGACTGTGCGCAGGAGGTGGCGCTGTGCGCAGAAGCACTGTACCCCGAGCTGGCGTCACAGATGTGGGGGAGGAACCAGGGCTGCTTCTCCGATCCCATGACTCCTGCAGAG TACGTCTCCTGTCCTGAGCTCCAGGACCAGCAGTACAGCATGGACCTCTCATCTGTGGACTCCAACCCCCGTGTTCACCCACACACCAAGTCCTCATTGCGCTATGTACTGCACCCTGGCGATCcttccctctcctcctcctcctcttcttcctcagaaCCGCACCGTGCCCTGACTCTTTGTAAGGAGCTGCAGTCTTACTCCAGTCTCATCTCGTCCATAAGCAGTGGATTAGAAGAGAACGAGAGCAAGTCTGGGGgaaaaggaaagcaaagaatGCTCGTGTTCAACAACGCAGCGCACTACTACCTCTACAACCGGCTAGTGGACTTCCTGAGCAGCCGGGAGGTTGTGAGCCAGCAGATGGCCGAGGTGCTGAAAGTGTGCCAGCAGGGCGAGGTGGTGATGATCCGCGACGCCCTTTACAGGCTCGGAGTGGCGCAGCTCAACAGAGAGGACGAGGAGAGGGAGCGCAtgggagaggaagaagaggcaGAGGGAGACGCAGACACAGTCGCTGTGGACGATGTAGTGCTAGAATGA